The following are from one region of the Pirellulaceae bacterium genome:
- a CDS encoding efflux RND transporter periplasmic adaptor subunit, with the protein MKQPTRKRWMQWALLFLILAVTGATCGMWWPALVRLVDQSLALRRATGDSEDSHGHEHAGHDHAPSAELSKLTLTEQAFKNLGLTAEYLRPIELTDYRRTVSIPAVVSPMPGRTEIRVSALLAGVIEHIHAVTGEAVMPGDLLFEVRLTDEELVANQSDFLKSLNDLQVEEREIVRLTEVTQSGAVASKVLLDRQYTKQKLEGLIASQREALRLHGLSDAQIAVIQKERRLLRQLSIVAPEPGRPTGDQQLRLSGPIVRPTGFVVDDSWAGPVINSSRAIAVHKQSPWIIERLVVQKGQGVTAGQELCTLSDVSRLYIEGQAFEQDIPAISQAVEKDWPLAATLATANGQETLRDLRLAYVANSVDAQARTLSFFTHLPNAIVRDEINQQGQRFVTWKYRVGQRLTLQVPVEVWEQQIVVPIEAITKDGGDWFIFQRNGMNLVRIPVHLIHRDQIQAVIANDGAVFVGDVIAMRAAHQLQMALKNQSGGAMDPHAGHSH; encoded by the coding sequence ATGAAGCAACCAACGCGCAAACGTTGGATGCAGTGGGCCCTGCTATTTTTAATACTAGCCGTTACGGGAGCCACCTGTGGCATGTGGTGGCCGGCGCTGGTCCGCCTGGTTGACCAGTCGCTAGCCCTGCGCCGCGCGACCGGAGATTCTGAGGACTCTCATGGTCATGAACATGCAGGCCACGATCATGCTCCCTCTGCCGAGTTATCGAAGCTAACACTTACCGAACAGGCTTTCAAGAATCTTGGACTGACCGCCGAGTATCTCCGACCAATCGAATTGACAGACTACCGCCGCACGGTCAGCATTCCGGCGGTGGTGTCGCCGATGCCGGGGCGAACCGAGATTCGAGTCTCGGCGCTGCTGGCGGGTGTAATCGAACATATTCACGCGGTGACCGGTGAAGCCGTGATGCCTGGCGACTTGTTGTTTGAAGTTCGACTGACCGACGAAGAGCTGGTTGCTAATCAATCGGACTTTCTGAAGAGCCTGAACGATCTACAAGTCGAAGAGCGCGAGATCGTGCGGTTGACCGAGGTCACGCAATCGGGAGCGGTGGCCAGCAAAGTGTTGCTAGACCGCCAATACACGAAGCAGAAGCTGGAAGGCCTCATCGCTTCGCAACGCGAAGCACTGCGGCTACACGGCTTGAGTGACGCACAAATCGCCGTGATTCAAAAAGAGCGCCGACTGTTGCGCCAGTTGTCGATCGTGGCACCAGAACCGGGACGACCGACCGGCGACCAGCAATTGCGGCTGAGCGGTCCGATCGTTCGTCCAACTGGATTTGTGGTCGATGATTCATGGGCAGGACCAGTCATCAACTCGTCGCGAGCCATCGCCGTTCACAAGCAATCACCGTGGATTATTGAGCGGCTAGTGGTCCAGAAAGGTCAAGGCGTCACAGCTGGTCAAGAGCTGTGCACCTTATCCGATGTGTCGCGATTGTACATTGAGGGCCAGGCGTTCGAGCAAGACATTCCAGCTATCAGCCAAGCAGTTGAGAAGGACTGGCCGCTGGCGGCCACTCTGGCAACGGCCAACGGTCAGGAGACTTTACGCGACTTGCGGCTGGCTTACGTCGCCAACTCGGTCGATGCCCAGGCCAGAACGCTTTCATTCTTCACTCACCTGCCGAACGCGATCGTCCGTGACGAAATCAATCAGCAGGGACAACGCTTTGTTACGTGGAAATATCGCGTTGGTCAACGACTGACGCTGCAGGTTCCCGTTGAAGTCTGGGAGCAGCAGATAGTAGTTCCCATCGAAGCTATCACGAAAGATGGTGGAGACTGGTTTATCTTTCAACGCAATGGAATGAATTTAGTGCGAATCCCGGTGCACTTGATTCACCGAGATCAAATTCAAGCGGTAATTGCAAACGATGGAGCGGTATTTGTTGGCGATGTTATCGCGATGCGCGCCGCGCATCAGTTGCAGATGGCGCTGAAGAATCAAAGCGGTGGCGCCATGGACCCTCACGCTGGCCACAGTCACTAG
- a CDS encoding DUF3500 domain-containing protein — MATNMLTHTSNLSFHARPQAPAGGARRNAIWQRAIWLAKFSLAMLPWLAASVSAQDAATKQQAADPQARPVARANTFLATLSSDERAKALLPIESELRVQWHFIPMATRKGLPLMEMNPVQREAAMNLLKSCVSPAGYAKAKQIMELEKVLKSLEGEGGPMERNPVKYYFTVFGTPQANQRWGLSVEGHHLSLNFVFQGNRIIDSTPQFFAANPAQLKTDFGDLKQGLEVLRPEEQLAFELLRSLTATQRGRAILPGATPSEIYSAGTPQPPATEPQGLPAAELDQRQRELLKQLLTTYTSKMKRRVAEQRWQLIEEAGLDRVHFGWSGGDQSGKGHYYVIHGPTFFVEFINVQPDAAGNPANHIHCVWRDATGDFDLPLTRQAN; from the coding sequence ATGGCCACGAACATGCTCACCCACACTAGCAACCTGAGTTTTCATGCCCGTCCCCAAGCTCCTGCAGGGGGCGCAAGGCGTAATGCAATTTGGCAACGGGCCATCTGGCTGGCGAAGTTCTCGCTAGCCATGCTGCCGTGGCTAGCGGCTTCGGTATCAGCGCAAGATGCCGCCACCAAGCAGCAGGCTGCCGATCCGCAGGCCCGGCCGGTAGCTCGCGCCAACACCTTCTTGGCCACGCTATCGAGCGACGAGCGCGCCAAGGCGCTACTGCCCATTGAATCGGAGTTACGCGTCCAATGGCATTTCATTCCGATGGCCACGCGCAAGGGCTTGCCGCTGATGGAGATGAACCCGGTCCAGCGCGAAGCGGCGATGAATTTGCTTAAGTCGTGCGTCAGCCCCGCCGGGTACGCCAAAGCGAAGCAGATCATGGAATTGGAGAAGGTGCTGAAATCTCTGGAGGGCGAAGGTGGGCCAATGGAACGCAATCCGGTCAAGTACTACTTCACCGTATTTGGCACTCCGCAAGCCAACCAACGCTGGGGGTTGAGCGTCGAGGGACATCACCTGTCACTGAATTTTGTGTTTCAAGGCAATCGCATTATTGACTCGACACCACAGTTTTTTGCGGCCAACCCGGCGCAATTGAAAACCGATTTTGGTGACCTCAAGCAAGGGCTGGAGGTGTTGCGACCCGAAGAACAGTTGGCCTTTGAACTGCTGCGCAGCTTGACCGCTACACAACGTGGCCGAGCTATTTTACCGGGCGCGACGCCTAGCGAGATATATTCGGCTGGCACTCCGCAACCACCGGCAACTGAGCCTCAAGGCTTGCCAGCAGCCGAGCTGGACCAAAGGCAACGCGAGCTTCTCAAGCAACTGCTGACCACCTATACCTCGAAGATGAAACGTCGGGTGGCCGAGCAACGCTGGCAGTTGATCGAAGAGGCCGGCCTGGATCGAGTGCACTTTGGCTGGTCAGGTGGGGATCAATCGGGCAAAGGGCACTATTACGTAATTCATGGGCCGACTTTCTTCGTCGAGTTTATTAACGTCCAGCCTGATGCGGCGGGCAATCCAGCCAACCATATTCACTGCGTATGGCGCGATGCAACGGGCGATTTTGATCTGCCCCTGACTCGTCAGGCCAACTGA
- the thiC gene encoding phosphomethylpyrimidine synthase ThiC: MTTQLLRARQGEITPEMEFVAQREQLPAEQIRNEVAAGRMVIPANKVHLAGRLEPMCIGIAAKCKINANIGNSAVTSNAGEELSKLHTAVHHGADTVMDLSTGKDIDNIRKRIIEASPVPIGTVPIYQMLEQLGGHIEDMRAQHFLDMVEHQAQQGVDYMTVHCGVKLEHLHLTTKRVTGIVSRGGSLIAKWMVAHRKQNPLYEAFDELCDIMRQYDVTWSLGDGLRPGSIADASDAAQFAELDVLGELTRRGQQNGTQVMVEGPGHIPMHQIQMNIERQIEVCDGAPFYVLGPLVTDIAPGYDHITSAIGAAMAGWHGAAMLCYVTPKEHLGLPNEEDVKQGVIAYKIAAHSADVARGRPGAQDRDDALSKARFEFDWKEQFRLSLDPETAQRYHDETLPQDTFKSAHFCSMCGPKYCSMKITEEIRQMAEHGELVEIAAPKS, translated from the coding sequence ATGACAACTCAATTGCTACGTGCCCGCCAGGGAGAGATTACGCCGGAAATGGAATTTGTTGCTCAGCGCGAGCAGTTGCCGGCCGAACAAATCCGGAACGAAGTGGCTGCGGGCCGGATGGTCATTCCCGCCAACAAAGTTCACTTGGCTGGGCGCTTGGAGCCGATGTGCATTGGCATCGCCGCCAAATGCAAGATCAACGCCAATATTGGCAACAGCGCCGTGACCAGCAATGCCGGCGAGGAGCTGAGCAAACTGCACACGGCCGTACACCATGGTGCCGATACCGTGATGGACTTATCGACCGGCAAGGACATCGACAACATTCGCAAGCGAATCATCGAAGCTTCACCAGTGCCCATTGGAACTGTGCCTATTTATCAAATGCTGGAACAACTGGGCGGCCACATTGAAGACATGCGGGCCCAACACTTTCTGGACATGGTCGAACATCAAGCCCAGCAAGGCGTGGACTACATGACCGTACACTGCGGCGTCAAGCTTGAGCACTTGCATTTGACAACCAAGCGTGTCACCGGGATCGTCAGTCGAGGCGGATCATTGATCGCCAAGTGGATGGTGGCACATCGCAAGCAGAATCCGCTGTACGAAGCTTTTGATGAATTGTGTGACATCATGCGACAGTACGACGTGACTTGGTCGTTGGGTGATGGCTTGCGCCCAGGCTCGATTGCTGACGCCTCAGATGCAGCTCAATTTGCTGAACTGGATGTGCTGGGCGAGTTGACTCGACGTGGCCAGCAGAACGGAACACAGGTGATGGTGGAAGGCCCCGGTCACATCCCCATGCACCAAATCCAGATGAATATCGAGCGTCAGATCGAAGTTTGTGATGGCGCGCCGTTTTATGTCTTGGGGCCACTGGTCACTGACATCGCTCCTGGTTACGACCATATTACCAGTGCTATCGGGGCGGCCATGGCCGGCTGGCACGGAGCGGCCATGTTGTGCTACGTTACACCCAAGGAGCACTTGGGGCTGCCGAACGAAGAAGACGTCAAGCAGGGTGTGATCGCCTACAAAATCGCAGCCCACTCCGCAGACGTGGCCCGTGGGCGCCCAGGTGCTCAAGACCGCGATGACGCGCTATCCAAGGCCCGATTTGAATTTGATTGGAAAGAGCAGTTTCGATTGTCACTGGATCCTGAAACGGCGCAGCGTTATCATGACGAAACGCTACCGCAGGACACCTTCAAGAGTGCCCACTTCTGCAGCATGTGCGGTCCTAAGTATTGCTCGATGAAAATCACCGAAGAAATTCGCCAGATGGCCGAACACGGGGAATTGGTGGAAATCGCCGCACCGAAGAGTTAG
- a CDS encoding efflux RND transporter permease subunit, with protein MLNSLIRFSLQHRLLVLAVASLLVGVGSWQVWRLPVDVFPDLNRPRVVIMIEAPGLAPEEVESLITLPIETAINGASGVEAVRSSSSVGISVVYVEFGYGTDIYTDRQIVNERLQMVQDKLPAGIQPQLAPISSIMGQVLMLGMWSDDASVSPMELRTLADWTLRQRILTIPGVSQVFTMGGERKQFQVLVNLDSMTQLGVTLDQIESAVQATNENGTGGYLDRQGPNELLVRSLGRLVSIDDLAEVPVAHRNGRAILLAQVAEIREGAQIKRGDSSAFVRTGSEPAFSGGPAVILTINKQSGADTRFVTNAILQAIEELKPTFPNGVHIEPTYSQKAFIDRAIANVEEALRDGAILVIVILLLFLMNWRTTLITLTAIPLSLVMTAIVFAGFGLSINTMTLGGIAVAMGELVDDAIVDVENIFRRLRENRLAGSRLPPLLVVFRASSEVRRSIVFSTMIVILVFVPLFALSGMEGKLFAPLGIAYIVSIVSSLIVSLTVTPVLSFWLLGGQRGAHDHDSLLLRAVKWLGARVIRFSLAFPWQNLAVTAFLVALAAVFLSRVERDFLPPFNEGTIQLNVIMPPGTSLAASNDICRTVEHSLQQLPDVQKFARRTGRAELDEHAEGVHLSEFLIEMDPVSELSRDQQLQAIRQAMDQIPGIVTATEQPIAHLISHMLSGVKAQVGVKLFGDDLDVLRNKAEQIKVAMQGVSGVTDLLVEPQVIVPQLRIELDRHLLSQHGLSVAEVNRYIQTAMNGSLVSEVLDGMRTFDLVVRLQDSYREDIAGLRRLPVYLPDGGVIPLSSVAKIYESGGPNTINRDNVRRRIVIQCNVKDRGVVDVVQDIQQAIAPVVASLPAGYYPTYEGQFQSQQSASRAISVLFVMALIGVFLVLYTLFGTVNLSLQVMAALPMAFIGAVIALVITGQTITIAAMVGFISLAGIASRNGVLLLQHYLHLVQHEGEQFTKSMIVRAGLERLAPVLMTALTAGIALVPLVMAAGQPGKEILYPVATVIVGGVISSTLLDFFVHPALFWLFGIRAAQRVLQKSLQPIVLDDLPATATEPAGKLSH; from the coding sequence ATGCTCAATAGTCTCATCCGGTTTTCACTCCAACATCGACTGCTGGTTTTGGCCGTGGCTAGTCTGCTGGTTGGTGTTGGTAGTTGGCAGGTGTGGCGATTGCCAGTGGATGTCTTTCCGGATCTTAACCGACCTCGAGTTGTGATTATGATCGAGGCACCTGGCCTAGCGCCTGAAGAGGTCGAGTCGCTGATTACGCTACCCATTGAAACAGCGATTAATGGAGCCAGCGGCGTAGAAGCTGTCCGCAGTTCATCGAGTGTTGGCATCTCTGTGGTGTACGTTGAATTCGGGTATGGAACCGACATCTACACTGATCGTCAGATTGTCAACGAGCGGCTGCAGATGGTTCAAGACAAACTACCTGCGGGTATTCAACCTCAACTGGCTCCCATTTCGTCCATCATGGGTCAAGTTCTGATGCTGGGCATGTGGAGTGACGATGCCAGCGTTTCACCAATGGAGTTGAGAACTCTGGCCGACTGGACACTGCGGCAAAGAATTCTAACCATTCCCGGCGTTTCCCAAGTGTTCACGATGGGAGGCGAGCGCAAGCAGTTTCAGGTCTTGGTCAATCTGGATTCCATGACGCAGCTGGGCGTTACCCTGGACCAGATTGAATCTGCCGTGCAGGCCACGAACGAGAATGGTACGGGCGGATACCTAGATCGCCAGGGGCCGAATGAACTGTTGGTGCGTTCGCTGGGCAGATTGGTTTCGATCGACGACCTTGCCGAAGTCCCCGTCGCACACCGCAACGGTCGAGCCATTCTGCTGGCTCAGGTAGCTGAGATTCGCGAAGGGGCACAAATCAAACGCGGCGATAGTTCGGCCTTCGTCAGAACCGGTTCGGAACCCGCCTTTAGCGGTGGTCCCGCAGTCATTCTGACCATCAACAAGCAATCGGGTGCTGATACCCGCTTCGTAACCAATGCGATTTTGCAGGCCATCGAGGAATTAAAGCCAACTTTCCCCAATGGCGTCCACATTGAGCCGACCTATTCGCAGAAGGCGTTCATCGACCGAGCCATCGCCAATGTTGAAGAGGCGCTGCGCGATGGAGCCATTTTGGTAATAGTCATCCTCTTGCTGTTCCTAATGAATTGGCGCACGACGCTCATTACACTGACCGCCATTCCGCTGTCGCTGGTGATGACGGCTATCGTGTTTGCGGGATTTGGACTATCGATCAATACCATGACGCTCGGCGGCATCGCTGTGGCGATGGGTGAATTGGTAGACGACGCCATTGTGGATGTGGAGAATATTTTTCGCCGCTTACGAGAAAACCGCTTGGCTGGAAGCAGACTGCCTCCACTGTTAGTCGTGTTTCGTGCCAGCAGCGAAGTTCGCCGATCGATCGTCTTCAGCACCATGATCGTGATTCTGGTATTCGTTCCGCTGTTTGCACTCAGCGGCATGGAGGGCAAGCTGTTCGCCCCGCTGGGAATTGCCTACATCGTCTCCATCGTATCATCGCTTATTGTGTCGTTGACCGTTACGCCCGTATTGTCATTTTGGTTGCTGGGTGGTCAGCGCGGTGCGCATGATCATGACAGTCTGCTGCTCAGAGCAGTGAAATGGCTGGGCGCCCGGGTCATTCGCTTCAGTCTGGCATTTCCCTGGCAAAACTTAGCGGTGACGGCCTTCTTGGTGGCGTTGGCGGCTGTGTTCTTATCTAGAGTGGAACGTGACTTCCTACCTCCCTTTAATGAAGGCACCATCCAGCTGAATGTCATCATGCCGCCTGGAACTTCGCTGGCGGCATCAAACGACATTTGCCGCACTGTTGAACACTCGCTGCAGCAATTGCCCGATGTTCAAAAATTTGCTCGCCGCACTGGGCGAGCTGAACTGGACGAACATGCCGAGGGGGTCCATCTATCCGAGTTCTTGATTGAAATGGACCCGGTGTCGGAACTCTCGCGCGACCAGCAGTTGCAGGCGATTCGACAGGCCATGGATCAGATTCCCGGTATCGTGACGGCCACCGAGCAACCGATCGCTCATTTGATTTCTCACATGCTGTCAGGTGTCAAAGCACAGGTAGGGGTCAAACTGTTTGGCGATGACCTGGATGTGCTGCGCAACAAAGCTGAGCAGATTAAGGTAGCAATGCAGGGCGTTTCGGGCGTTACCGACCTGTTGGTGGAACCACAAGTAATCGTTCCTCAGTTGCGCATCGAATTAGACCGGCACTTGCTATCGCAACACGGATTGAGCGTGGCCGAAGTCAATCGCTATATTCAGACCGCCATGAATGGATCGTTGGTTTCCGAAGTGCTGGATGGGATGCGGACCTTTGATTTGGTGGTTCGCCTGCAAGACAGTTATCGCGAGGACATCGCTGGACTGAGACGCTTGCCCGTGTATCTGCCAGATGGCGGAGTTATACCTCTATCGAGCGTTGCCAAAATCTACGAGTCAGGCGGCCCCAACACGATCAATCGTGACAACGTACGTCGCCGAATAGTCATTCAGTGCAACGTTAAAGATCGGGGAGTTGTTGACGTCGTCCAAGATATTCAACAAGCCATTGCACCAGTAGTAGCAAGTTTACCAGCCGGCTATTATCCAACCTATGAAGGTCAGTTCCAAAGCCAGCAGTCTGCCAGTCGTGCTATCAGCGTATTGTTTGTGATGGCCCTGATTGGCGTGTTCTTGGTGCTCTACACCCTGTTTGGCACCGTCAATTTGTCGTTGCAAGTGATGGCTGCGCTGCCTATGGCGTTCATTGGCGCGGTCATAGCGCTGGTCATCACCGGCCAGACGATAACCATCGCTGCCATGGTGGGGTTCATCTCGTTGGCCGGAATCGCTTCCCGTAACGGAGTACTACTGCTGCAGCACTACTTGCACTTGGTTCAGCATGAGGGCGAACAGTTCACCAAGTCGATGATCGTGCGTGCAGGTCTGGAGCGCTTAGCGCCGGTGTTGATGACAGCCCTGACGGCTGGCATCGCGCTGGTGCCGCTGGTGATGGCGGCCGGTCAGCCGGGTAAGGAGATTCTTTATCCGGTGGCCACAGTCATTGTGGGTGGCGTCATTAGCTCGACATTATTGGATTTCTTCGTGCACCCCGCACTATTTTGGCTGTTCGGTATTCGTGCCGCCCAGCGTGTCTTGCAGAAATCGCTACAGCCAATCGTACTGGATGATCTGCCGGCAACAGCCACCGAACCAGCCGGTAAGCTCAGTCACTGA